The following proteins are co-located in the Mesorhizobium sp. M1E.F.Ca.ET.045.02.1.1 genome:
- a CDS encoding substrate-binding domain-containing protein, which produces MLSRLKLLVLGLIAALAIPAMAEAKTFYWISHGGPADPVWTYFLAGAKQWAKDTGNTVNTSFHNGDVASQQEAIRAAISAKADGIATTSPDPGSLIELAKEARAANIPIINFNTPDPKANFNAYVGGDNTTFGKHWAQYLVDKGLVKKGDFVWMPVEVPGATYGVQEEEGIKSVFGPLGITYEVTEATLDQAEVINRMVDYLTAHKGKVKAIIGLGDLVTGSIKRVFDQVGVKPGEIPVVGWGNSLDTTQEVLNGYVNAAQWQDPQATSYVALSLAAMASAGIPPGFNVITGALYEKDTAGVYDKILSGK; this is translated from the coding sequence ATGCTTTCGAGGCTGAAACTGCTCGTGCTTGGCTTGATCGCGGCACTCGCCATTCCGGCGATGGCCGAGGCCAAGACGTTCTACTGGATTTCGCATGGCGGCCCCGCCGATCCGGTCTGGACCTACTTCCTGGCCGGCGCCAAGCAATGGGCGAAAGACACCGGCAACACCGTGAACACCTCGTTCCACAATGGCGACGTCGCCTCGCAGCAGGAAGCTATCCGCGCCGCCATCTCGGCCAAGGCCGATGGCATCGCCACCACCAGCCCCGATCCGGGCAGCCTGATCGAACTGGCCAAGGAGGCGCGCGCGGCCAACATCCCGATCATCAACTTCAACACGCCCGACCCGAAGGCGAACTTCAACGCCTATGTCGGCGGCGACAACACGACGTTCGGCAAGCATTGGGCGCAATATCTGGTCGACAAGGGCCTGGTGAAGAAGGGCGACTTCGTCTGGATGCCCGTCGAAGTTCCCGGCGCCACCTATGGCGTGCAGGAAGAGGAAGGCATCAAGAGCGTGTTCGGGCCGCTCGGCATCACCTATGAGGTGACCGAAGCGACGCTCGACCAAGCCGAAGTGATCAACCGCATGGTCGACTACCTCACCGCCCACAAGGGCAAGGTGAAGGCGATTATCGGCCTCGGCGACCTCGTCACCGGCTCGATCAAACGCGTGTTCGACCAGGTCGGCGTCAAGCCGGGTGAGATTCCGGTCGTCGGCTGGGGCAACTCGCTCGACACCACCCAGGAAGTGCTCAACGGCTATGTCAACGCGGCGCAGTGGCAGGACCCGCAGGCGACCAGCTATGTCGCGCTGTCGCTTGCCGCGATGGCCTCTGCCGGCATTCCTCCGGGCTTCAACGTGATCACCGGCGCGCTCTATGAAAAGGACACCGCCGGCGTCTACGATAAGATCCTGTCCGGCAAGTAA